A window of Cryomorphaceae bacterium contains these coding sequences:
- a CDS encoding outer membrane lipoprotein-sorting protein: MKKSFSILLLAFFWALTGIAQDAGEIIRKMEDRMRGDEVYMEVTMEIVRPRYTRSMSMKSWALGEDYSLILVTAPARDRGIAYLKRDKEIWNWMPSIDRLIKLPPSMMSQSWMGSDFTNDDLVRESSTITDYEHKLLGQEETGGYMCYKIEMIPKPHAAVVWGKVWVWVSSEHYFQLRTEQYDERMELVNTIVFSDVKDLGGRDIPARMELTPHDKKGHKTVLVQESADFSPGLDVSFFSIQNLQRVR; encoded by the coding sequence ATGAAGAAATCATTCTCCATTCTATTGCTGGCATTTTTCTGGGCTTTGACGGGCATTGCCCAGGATGCGGGCGAGATTATCCGCAAAATGGAAGATCGCATGCGCGGCGACGAAGTGTATATGGAGGTTACCATGGAAATTGTACGCCCCCGCTATACCCGCAGCATGAGCATGAAAAGCTGGGCCCTGGGCGAAGACTATTCGTTGATTCTTGTGACAGCACCGGCGCGCGATCGCGGTATTGCCTACCTCAAGCGCGACAAGGAAATCTGGAACTGGATGCCTTCCATTGACCGGCTCATTAAATTGCCACCTTCCATGATGTCGCAATCGTGGATGGGGAGCGATTTTACCAACGACGACCTCGTGCGCGAAAGCTCAACCATCACCGATTACGAACACAAACTGCTGGGGCAGGAAGAAACAGGTGGATACATGTGCTACAAAATTGAGATGATTCCCAAGCCTCACGCAGCGGTGGTTTGGGGCAAAGTATGGGTTTGGGTTTCCTCTGAACACTACTTTCAGCTACGTACTGAGCAATACGACGAACGTATGGAGTTGGTGAATACCATTGTTTTCAGTGATGTAAAAGACCTCGGCGGAAGGGATATTCCTGCACGCATGGAACTCACTCCGCACGATAAAAAAGGACATAAAACCGTGCTGGTTCAGGAATCGGCCGATTTTAGTCCGGGCCTCGACGTATCTTTCTTCTCCATTCAAAACCTGCAACGCGTACGATAA
- a CDS encoding ABC transporter permease, with protein sequence MFTLIVLAWRNLWRNKRRTWITVFSVVFAVFLAITLESVDRGSQEQMVENVVGFSTGYIRIQDTLFKEEPSIDNTMFYSDELEKALLEEFPAIDYLVPRIESHALAAGETKSRVVLLMGIDPGQETRFNDVRHRLREGSYFEEGSGTALIGLGLAQNLELGVGDTLVMLGQGFHGMTAAGKWPVGGIIHHPVPELNEMIVYLTIDDAQWFFMADDRLTSLMVTPRNHSRHKQLADALAASSLLHDYSVYTWEELQPELVRTIAFDQAGTKIFLLILYVVIAFGIFGTVLTMTLEREREFGMLISLGLHRWKLGLVVFVETLIINGMGVLIGALLSLPVIFYFYFNPIGLGVELESLMAEYGMDAVLPFSLDPRIFTEQGTMVFFISMVIVAYPLSRIMTLNILDASRK encoded by the coding sequence ATGTTCACCTTAATCGTTTTGGCATGGCGCAATCTTTGGCGCAACAAACGCCGCACATGGATCACCGTATTCTCGGTGGTTTTTGCGGTTTTCCTGGCTATTACACTCGAGTCGGTTGACAGGGGCTCGCAAGAGCAAATGGTGGAGAATGTGGTTGGTTTCTCAACCGGATACATCCGAATTCAGGATACGCTTTTCAAAGAAGAGCCCTCCATTGACAATACCATGTTTTACAGTGATGAACTGGAGAAGGCCCTGCTTGAGGAATTTCCGGCCATCGATTACCTCGTGCCTCGCATCGAAAGCCACGCACTGGCAGCAGGCGAAACCAAGTCGAGGGTGGTATTGCTTATGGGAATTGACCCCGGGCAGGAAACGCGCTTCAACGATGTGCGTCATCGCTTACGCGAGGGCAGTTATTTTGAAGAGGGTAGTGGCACTGCGCTCATTGGCCTGGGGCTGGCCCAAAATCTAGAGCTCGGTGTGGGCGACACACTCGTCATGCTCGGTCAGGGTTTTCACGGCATGACAGCTGCCGGAAAATGGCCCGTGGGCGGAATTATCCATCACCCGGTACCCGAACTCAACGAAATGATTGTGTACCTCACCATCGATGATGCACAGTGGTTCTTTATGGCCGACGATCGCCTTACTTCGCTGATGGTTACTCCGCGCAATCATTCGCGCCACAAGCAGCTTGCAGATGCCCTGGCGGCATCTTCACTACTCCATGACTACAGTGTATATACCTGGGAGGAATTGCAACCTGAACTGGTTCGTACCATTGCCTTCGACCAGGCGGGTACCAAAATATTTTTGCTCATCCTGTATGTGGTCATTGCTTTTGGAATATTCGGAACGGTGCTCACCATGACCCTTGAGCGCGAACGAGAATTCGGAATGCTCATAAGCCTCGGGCTTCACCGCTGGAAACTGGGATTGGTGGTCTTTGTAGAAACACTTATCATCAACGGAATGGGGGTGCTCATCGGAGCGCTTTTGTCGCTTCCGGTGATATTCTATTTCTATTTCAACCCCATTGGCCTCGGCGTAGAACTGGAGTCGCTCATGGCCGAGTACGGAATGGATGCGGTGCTGCCTTTCTCACTCGACCCACGCATTTTTACCGAGCAGGGCACCATGGTGTTTTTCATCAGTATGGTGATTGTGGCCTATCCGCTTAGCAGAATAATGACATTGAACATACTCGATGCTTCACGAAAATAA
- a CDS encoding ABC transporter permease: protein MILRMAWRNIWRNKLRSITIMMAVALGLTAGVFASAMINGMMQSRFHEFIENQISHLQLHHPDFVGQQEVYQHTGVPRDQLDRVLENPMVRAATVRTKVHSMIASATYTGGVELMGVLPENEKQTTGFHNNVVEGNYLEKHGTNEILLGSALAEKMRVQVGSRVVLTFQDVDHNMVSAAFLVTGLYETGYTRYDESFALVHMDYLNNQINIGNSFHEMALLLTDIDHIPAMTKELEVMFPGLHVRAWNEVSPEMSVLVEAGDVFAYIFLVIILLGLAFGLLNTMLMAVYERTREIGMMMAIGMNKQRIFALILFETLALSLVGGVFGIVGSWAIVSWVSRVGIDLSAFDDVMKEIGFSPVIYPVLETAFFITLILFVMLTALIASIYPSLRAMRLNPAESAKR from the coding sequence ATGATACTGCGAATGGCATGGAGAAATATCTGGCGCAATAAGTTGCGGAGCATCACCATTATGATGGCCGTGGCGCTGGGACTTACGGCCGGAGTGTTTGCCTCGGCCATGATCAACGGAATGATGCAGTCCAGATTTCACGAGTTTATTGAAAACCAAATTTCCCACCTTCAGTTGCATCATCCCGATTTTGTGGGTCAGCAGGAAGTGTATCAGCACACCGGTGTGCCACGCGACCAACTCGACCGGGTACTGGAAAACCCAATGGTTCGCGCGGCTACTGTTCGCACAAAAGTACACAGCATGATTGCATCGGCCACCTATACGGGCGGAGTTGAGCTGATGGGAGTACTGCCTGAAAATGAAAAGCAAACCACCGGTTTTCACAACAATGTGGTGGAAGGAAATTACCTCGAAAAGCACGGTACCAATGAAATCCTGTTGGGGAGCGCCCTCGCCGAAAAAATGCGCGTGCAGGTGGGTTCCCGGGTGGTGCTCACGTTTCAGGATGTTGACCACAACATGGTCAGCGCGGCCTTCCTGGTTACCGGTCTGTATGAAACGGGCTACACCCGCTATGATGAGAGTTTTGCACTCGTTCACATGGATTATCTCAACAACCAGATTAATATTGGAAATTCGTTTCACGAGATGGCCCTTCTGCTCACCGATATTGATCACATCCCCGCCATGACAAAAGAATTGGAAGTGATGTTTCCCGGTTTGCACGTGCGCGCCTGGAACGAAGTGAGCCCGGAGATGAGCGTTCTGGTTGAAGCGGGCGATGTATTTGCCTACATTTTTCTTGTGATTATCCTGCTCGGACTCGCCTTTGGACTCCTCAATACCATGCTGATGGCCGTGTACGAGCGCACCCGCGAAATCGGTATGATGATGGCCATTGGCATGAACAAGCAGCGCATTTTTGCACTCATTCTTTTCGAAACCCTTGCGCTATCGTTGGTTGGAGGAGTATTCGGAATTGTGGGCTCCTGGGCTATTGTTTCGTGGGTGAGCAGGGTAGGAATTGACCTGTCTGCCTTTGACGATGTGATGAAAGAAATCGGCTTCTCGCCGGTAATTTACCCCGTACTGGAGACTGCTTTTTTCATCACGCTGATCTTGTTTGTGATGCTCACGGCTTTGATTGCTTCCATATACCCTTCACTGAGGGCCATGCGCCTCAATCCCGCTGAATCCGCCAAAAGATAG
- a CDS encoding ABC transporter ATP-binding protein: MSVIRTQNLTRIYNPDEVPVYALNDVTLSFEEKEFTCVIGPSGSGKSTLLNMIGGLDKPTSGEVYVDEQRIDKMSENKLIDFRLQHIGFVFQYFNLIPVLTAYENAAFIMQLQGRPESEIRERVTTLLDEVGLSKRMDYRPAQLSGGEQQRVAVVRAMASKPRFILADEPTANLDSKAAFRLLDIMAQLNDEEGITFIFSTHDQRVIDRVRRVVKMVDGKIDEDVVR; the protein is encoded by the coding sequence ATGTCTGTAATCCGCACCCAAAACCTCACCCGCATCTACAACCCCGACGAAGTGCCGGTGTACGCTCTGAACGATGTTACCCTGAGCTTTGAGGAAAAAGAGTTCACCTGCGTGATTGGTCCATCGGGCTCGGGGAAATCCACCTTGCTCAATATGATTGGCGGGCTGGACAAACCCACATCGGGAGAGGTGTATGTGGACGAGCAGCGTATTGATAAAATGTCTGAAAACAAGTTGATTGACTTTAGGTTGCAGCACATAGGCTTTGTTTTTCAGTATTTCAACCTTATACCTGTACTTACAGCCTATGAAAATGCTGCTTTTATCATGCAGCTTCAGGGCAGACCCGAGTCTGAGATCCGCGAGCGTGTGACCACTTTGCTTGATGAGGTAGGCCTCTCCAAACGGATGGATTACCGCCCTGCACAGCTTTCGGGAGGTGAGCAGCAGCGTGTGGCTGTGGTGCGGGCCATGGCATCCAAACCCCGGTTTATTCTGGCCGATGAACCCACGGCCAACCTCGATTCCAAAGCAGCCTTTCGGTTGCTTGATATCATGGCACAACTCAATGATGAGGAGGGAATAACCTTTATTTTCTCTACCCACGATCAGCGGGTGATTGACCGCGTGCGACGCGTGGTTAAAATGGTGGATGGCAAAATTGACGAAGACGTTGTGCGGTGA